Proteins from a genomic interval of Oncorhynchus nerka isolate Pitt River linkage group LG13, Oner_Uvic_2.0, whole genome shotgun sequence:
- the ube2j1 gene encoding ubiquitin-conjugating enzyme E2 J1 yields the protein MENKYNLKSPAVKRLMKEAAELRDPTEHYHAQPLEDNLFEWHFSVRGPPDSDFDGGVYHGRIVLPPEYPMKPPSIILLTPNGRFEVGKKICLSISGHHPETWQPSWSIRTALIAIIGFMPTKGEGAIGSLDYTPEERRALAKKSQDFCCETCGCSMHLALLSPSPTNPSPEDQEDQELAQQINFKAESRQGSESTGAESEPPTEPQGETSSSGRQEEEENAQAEQAEAAPPPSEEETSPPASSTHQRRAQQQQRDQIEPPSRPTFPHTAAPHPPQDTSHTGSVVLIVVLALLLAALIFRRVYLTNEYKFDYEL from the exons ATGGAGAACAAATATAACCTCAAGAGCCCAG CTGTAAAGAGGCTGATGAAGGAGGCTGCTGAACTGAGGGACCCCACAGAGCACTACCACGCCCAGCCACTGGAG GATAATCTGTTTGAGTGGCACTTCTCTGTCCGCGGACCCCCAGACTCAGATTTCGACGGTGGGGTTTACCACGGCAGGATCGTGCTGCCCCCGGAATACCCCATGAAGCCCCCCAGCATCATTCTACTCACA CCCAATGGGAGATTCGAGGTGGGGAAGAAGATCTGTCTGAGCATCTCCGGCCACCACCCAGAGACATGGCAGCCATCTTGGAGCA TCAGAACGGCACTAATAGCTATAATCGGATTCATGCCAACCAAAGGAGAGGGTGCAATCGGATCTCTTGATTATaccccagaggagaggagagcccttGCCAAAAA ATCCCAGGACTTCTGCTGTGAGACTTGTGGCTGCTCCATGCACTTagccctcctgtctccctcccccacaAACCCCAGCCCAGAGGACCAAGAAGACCAAGAGCTTGCCCAGCAGATCAACTTCAAG GCAGAGTCCAGGCAGGGCAGTGAGAGTACAGGGGCAGAGAGTGAGCCACCCACAGAACCCCAGGGAGAGACATCCTCCtcggggagacaggaggaagaggagaacgcCCAGGCTGAGCAG GCCGAGGCGGCTCCACCTCCCAGTGAGGAGGAGACGAGTCCACCAGCCTCCAGCACCCACCAGCGCCGGGCCCAGCAGCAACAGAGAGACCAGATAGAGCCCCCCAGCAGGCCCACTTTCCCCCACACCGCCGCCCCCCACCCTCCTCAGGACACCAGCCATACGGGCTCTGTGGTGCTCATCGTGGTGCTCGCCCTGCTTCTGGCTGCCCTCATCTTCCGCAGGGTCTACCTAACCAACGAGTACAAGTTTGACTACGAGCTGTGA